In Babesia bovis T2Bo chromosome 3, whole genome shotgun sequence, the genomic window TGTTACCCTGTGCGGCAAAAGCAGACTCGCTCTGTAGATACACAACCACCCCAAACtaagatatacaacaacTAAATATTTATACACATCGCAAAATGGCCAAAGACGCCCAAGTTAAAGATGGCTCTGCAGCAGTGGAAGTACCCGCACTTGAAGTTGTAACAGTGGAGTACTGTCCAAATTGTGGAATGCCGTACGATTTCTGTGATTTTGGCGATAAGTGGGAGACTGGAGAGTGCAGAACTGAAAGCGCACGCAGGTATCCCGAAATATTTGGCTCACCTGAGGATATAGCGGAGCAATTGCTTAAAATATCAGTATCTCCGCCACCCGTACAACGTAAGAAGAAGCCAGAAGTAAGGCAGGAAATAACAATACAACGAAGTACGCGATCTAAGCGTAAAATAGTCACAACAATATCTGGTTTGCACTTGTTTGGTAGGTAGTGGATACCTAATGTAATATCTACGCAGGTGTCAAACTAGAAGTAGCTGCCAAGATGTTCGCAAAACAATTTGCATCCGGTGCTGGAGTAGTAAAGGGAGTGCCTGGTCAAATGGACCATATAGATTGCCAGGTAAGTTATATACTGTAATTTCTATACAAACATAGGGCGATGTCGAGGACCAAGTCATCGATTTGATACTGGCACAGTACCCCGAAATAACACAAGAAGTGATAATAAGGCTACCGTCAAAAGTAAAGTGAACTTTCATGAATTGTACATATGCCGATATGTTGCAAAAATTAGAGCGATCGCTGTTTGCGATAGGACTGGACTTGAAAAACGAGATTCAACGAGATGGTGATAAAATTGCGCCCTTTACATGCTGTTCAATATGGAAGTCCGCGCTATCTTTGCGACATGAAACCATAAGCACCCGGGCCTCGGAAGTAGAGCTCTCGTTAATTAACATGAACACATCGTCAGGTAAAACTAAAATGTGAGACTGCCTGGGACAGTGTAATCGACTCTTGCCCACAAGGTTAAAGCCATCATAAAATAACTTCCGATCGTCGGACTCAATTACAACAAGGACCATAACACCACGAGTATTGACCATAGGACCAAACCGAGATGATGGGCCTATATGCATAATCCCATAACCAGCTCCACTAGGATGGTTGAAGAGCGGAGTGCAACTGGCATCACCAAATTCAACACGGGAGTCAGATGAGGCTTCCATAGATGAAGTGTCCAGTACTTGCACAACAGCGGAATCACTAGCATCAGATGTCAACCTAGACAAGAGTGACTCGGAAGAATCCTTAATCCTGGTAGCCTCTTTGGGATCACGAGTAAATGAGAAGCGCTCAGTACTATCTTTAGCTGCAGCCTAAATTGGGAACTATTATGGAACTTACATTTAGTACTAGCCTTAACTTGCGATAGCCTGCCTTTACGAGCACCAGGAACCTTTTGTTGCCGAGGCTGCGATGGTTTTTTAACAGGCTTAGTAAACGGCTCAGGGTCATCAATCACTTTTATAGGGGAAAATAAAGGCACTGTGCCTTGATTATCACCCTGAGATACACCAGACGATGTATATGTACCGTTCGCCATTAAGCGCTCCCT contains:
- a CDS encoding translation initiation factor SUI1 family protein, with product MAKDAQVKDGSAAVEVPALEVVTVEYCPNCGMPYDFCDFGDKWETGECRTESARRYPEIFGSPEDIAEQLLKISVSPPPVQRKKKPEVRQEITIQRSTRSKRKIVTTISGLHLFGVKLEVAAKMFAKQFASGAGVVKGVPGQMDHIDCQGDVEDQVIDLILAQYPEITQEVIIRLPSKVK